A DNA window from Aquarana catesbeiana isolate 2022-GZ linkage group LG01, ASM4218655v1, whole genome shotgun sequence contains the following coding sequences:
- the LOC141102410 gene encoding solute carrier family 46 member 2-like — MDTARTWIEPVVAGTQIGSSFYDTALLMVVRNHYNKTINNQLVSTNSSTDDVLQKAISNFYIIYNVIMGLTPLLSAYMLAKIGDNTSRKVTICVPLLGYLLSRMFLLFIILWEWPIEVMFGSAALNGLTGWFTTYWAGVMAWASLCSSERRRSQRLIIIEMVYGLAGFVGSLVSGHIFVHLNIANREGTILVCCSTGCYALCFLYSMFILRTPEEDHCSESRASLIDDTDNTTIQGHSAEESTDLSPSKLIFITMFTSSVLFNISFTAADDVINVFVLKAPLSWGPVDVGYGNAAAYMTYITSFLGVFILSQCMGDLAMIVIGIISFSSGLLILVFVRWTFMYYIARSVMMFSQIPMPTIRSVISKQIQGSSYGKVFVALQLTIEIVAVSTSAGFNKLYQATLDWYSGFCFIVFGTLGFLSIIPIGIAACNRCSNLDQRTIRITGNSIQVPEES; from the exons ATGGACACAGCAAGGACTTGGATTGAGCCTGTGGTTGCTGGGACACAGATTGGCAGCTCTTTTTATGACACTGCTCTTCTTATGGTTGTAAGAAATCACTATAACAAGACCATCAACAACCAACTGGTTTCTACCAACTCTAGTACTGATGATGTGTTGCAGAAAGCCATCTCAAACTTTTACATCATTTACAATGTTATTATGGGACTAACTCCTTTACTATCTGCTTATATGTTGGCAAAAATTGGAGACAACACCAGCAGGAAAGTGACTATATGTGTACCATTGCTAGGCTATCTTCTATCAAGGATGTTTTTGCTGTTCATCATTCTTTGGGAATGGCCTATAGAAGTCATGTTTGGCTCTGCTGCTCTAAATGGTTTAACTGGCTGGTTCACAACTTACTGGGCTGGGGTTATGGCCTGGGCCTCCCTATGTTCTTCGGAGAGGAGACGTTCTCAACGACTCATCATCATTGAAATGGTGTATGGCTTGGCTGGATTTGTGGGAAGTTTGGTTTCTGGACACATATTTGTTCATTTAAATATTGCAAACCGCGAAGGGACTATCCTTGTGTGTTGCAGCACTGGCTGCTATGCCTTATGTTTTCTATATAGTATGTTTATTCTGCGGACACCTGAGGAAGATCATTGCTCTGAGAGCAGAGCATCGTTGATCGACGACACTGATAATACTACGATACAGGGGCACTCAGCGGAGGAATCTACAGATTTGTCTCCATCCAAACTTATATTTATAACTATGTTTACTAGTTCAGTCCTCTTTAATATTTCTTTCACTGCTGCTGATGATGTGATCAATGTTTTTGTACTAAAAGCACCACTGAGTTGGGGTCCTGTTGATGTTGGCTATGGCAATGCTGCAGCTTACATGACATACATCACCAGCTTTCTAGGAGTTTTTATTTTGAGCCAATGTATGGGAGACCTGGCAATGATTGTCATTGGAATAATCTCATTCAGCTCCGGACTTCTAATATTGGTCTTTGTGCGCTGGACCTTTATGTACTATATTG ctcGAAGTGTAATGATGTTCTCACAAATACCTATGCCAACCATCAGATCAGTGATATCTAAACAAATTCAAGGATCATCATATG GCAAAGTGTTTGTGGCACTTCAGCTCACAATAGAAATTGTGGCGGTGAGCACTTCAGCTGGATTCAACAAGCTTTATCAAGCTACACTAGATTGGTACAGTGGattctgttttattgtatttggcaCCCTGGGATTTCTCAGCATTATTCCAATTGG aattgcagCCTGCAATAGGTGTTCAAATTTGGATCAAAGGACTATCAGAATCACAGGGAATTCAATTCAAGTTCCTGAAGAAAGCTGA